The nucleotide window CCTCTACATCTTGATTGGTGGGGTATTGCTAACGTTACTCCCCCCATTCTTTAGAATCAAAATCCCGTGGGAGTTCTTGCTTGCTTTAATCCTTCCGTGGATCTTATCGCAAGGTGCCCAGAATTCGCTTCAAATCTCGTGGAAGTTTCCAATGCGAGAATTTTACCTTTGGTTATTAGCTACTCTCTGCCTTGGATTGATTGTGTATTTCGTTGGAGGATTGTTCTGGCTCAGGGCTGTCTACATGGGCATTGTCGCTGCCAGCATGTTTTGGAATCTATCTAGATCTGGAGAGACATACAGCCTATTGGAAGTTTTTGGACCACTCACATTGGTATTCCTTCTTGTCGAAACCTCACTTCCTCTGAACGAACCCACTCTATATTTTGGAACCCTATTTAGCGGTGCAGGGATTGGGATTTTTCTGGCGATTTTAGCCATAGCTATTATGAAAAAAATGCCTGTGGTGCACTTCCGATGGGTTCTACTAATTCAAGCCTACGTCACATATTGGGTAGCCTATTTGTTAAAAACATCGCCCATTGCTGCTGTATTAATTGGTGTTGTTGTTTTCATCGAGTTTTATCTCTTCCATCCAGAAGATAAAGAAACAACGATAGTGCCAACGAAGCTGGATAATAGAGTTCCGTTCTATGTCCTTCTGGGAATCTTCGTTTTCACTGCCTGGCAAACACATCAACCGATGGCACTTGTTCAGTGGGCTGAGGTAGCCCTTGGTTTGCTTGCTTGCTTGTTGATAGCGCTTCTAGGACAGCGTATTGGTGTGTCGCGCTTCGAACACTTGATCACAAATTGGCGTAATGCGTTAAAACTCTGTCTATTTCTATTTGGTTTCCTGCTGTTATGGCCGCAAGGTTCGGAAATAAATCCGGGAATCATATGGATCGCGCTCGGAATGGCAATCCTTCTACCAGTTATTTCCGCGAACTTGCTTGCTGTTTTACGTGATTTGTCGACGGAAAAGCATGTAAATTATCCGGATGAGTTGTAAGGGAGTATTCATCTTGTGTCTTGCATTATAAGGATCTTCATCATGACGAAGTTATTGACAATAGCCTTTAACTAGCTAAAAGGTGTAACAATTATGACACCCTTTTTACAGCTAGCCATCGCTTTGACGATTATTATCACAGCCGCCAAACTGGGTGGATACCTGAGCTATCGTATCGGCCAACCAGCTGTGCTCGGAGAACTGTTTGTTGGGATCATCATCGGTCCTTCGGTGCTCAATCTTTTTGAGCTACCCTATTTCACAGATGTCCACATCGAAGAAACAATAAAACACCTGGCCGAGATTGGAGTGTTGTTGCTCATGTTCCTGGCTGGCCTTGACCTTCATTTGAAAGATTTGCTCCGCTCGGGAAAGGTGGCTGGGCTATCTGGTGTGCTGGGGATGCTCTTACCCTTTGGGTTTGGAACGCTAGCCGGTCTCCTATTTTCTATGGATACTTCGCAGGCAATTTTCACCGGCTTGATCCTTTCAGCCACCAGTGTCAGCATCTCTGCTCAAACGTTGATGGAGCTGAAAGTCTTACGTAGCCGCGTAGGGGTGGGATTATTAGGGGCGGCAGTTTTCGACGATATATTGGTCTTGCTCGGACTATCGATTTTTACCGCCTTTGCCCTCCCCTCATCGGATGCTGGAATTGCTGGCATCTTGTTGATCGTATTAAGGGTCGTTCTTTTCCTTGGAATTGCGTCCCTGGTCGGCATGTATACATTTCCAAAATTAAGCCAATGGATCGGTAGCCTACCAATAAGCCAGGGCTTGATCGCATTTACATTCGTCACCATGCTTTTTTATGGATGGACGGCTGAGTCACTGGGGAATATGGCCGCGATTACCGGTGCATTCCTGGCCGGGATCTGGTTTGGTCGTACGCCGGCAAAGGATCATATTCACAATGGCATATCAACAATAGCTTATAGTATCTTTGTGCCTGTTTTTTTCGTAAATATCGGTTTATCTGCCAACGTACGCGGGCTGACCTGGGAAAGTGGATTGTTATTCCTGGTCATGCTCCTTGTTGCAGTGATCGGCAAAGTCTTAGGAGCTGGTTATGGTGCGTTTTTAGGAGGGTTATCCAGGCAAGAAGCCTTACAGCTTGGCGTCGGGATGATGTCGAGGGGTGAAGTGGGCTTAATTGTTGCTGCAGTAGGAATTGAATTAGGCTTGATTGATCAAAACATTTTTTCTGTTGTTGAGGGCTTAGTTATTGTTACAATCTTAATCACCCCCCCTCTTTTAAGATTGGTTTTCAACCAGAAAAAGGCAGACGGAACAAATATCCAACCGGGAGGATCGAAGTCATGAATTACTTGGTTGTTCTGATTGTTGATGATATTGACGATTGTCCAAAAATCCTCAGCGCCTGGGAAGAGTTAGGGGTATTGGGAATTACAATCCTTGAGAGCACTGGACTGGGGCGCATACGCCGGGCGGGACTAAGTGAAGATCTTCCACTGATGCCCAGCATACATGACTTATATCAGTTTGGCGAAATTCACCACCGCACCCTGCTCTCTGTCGTCGATAGCCAGGAATTGGTGGACAAAATGGTGACTACTGCCCAGGAGGTGATTGGTGATTTAGACGATCCCCATACCGGATTCCTGTTTGTTGTACCGGTGAGCCAATCATATGGTTTAGGAAGGCACCGAACGGACAGGACAAATGAATAAGGAGTCCAAGTAATACTGGTTTACGAACAAGATATTCACCTTCAATTATGTGGATATTAGAACATTGAAAACAACTGCTTCGAAAGTGTTGATGCCAATCATGGCTTTTCTTGATCCTGAAGAAGAAATCCTTTTTCACAGGAGATTGTTCGACTTTTTAAACACCGATGAACTCTGGTGTTTGACCAACCGGCGTTTGCTTGCATTCCGAAAGAACCTGTTGCTGGAAGCACCCCTCTTTGAGCCTGACGAGCGGGTGGTTTGCCATGAAACTGGTGAAGTGCAATTCAGCGGTAATGTGCATTTATTAACCACGCAGAGGGTGCTCATCCTTGATATTGGTGCAAAAAACTACCTCATAAAATCGATTAAATTGAGCAAGATCAAAAATGTGGACGTATGTGTGATGAGCAATCATGGCCAAAATGCCATTTCGTATGGCTTGAGAATAGTCATCGCTGACACGGATGAAGCTATTTTCATACTTCATGGGGGTGTGAATACAGGTGGTATCGATCTGCTTTCTCTGAGTCGGCAGGAACAACAAAAGATCAACGAGCGTTTCCCACGAAGATTGTGTGAGCTGGCAGGGCTGCAATTCGCCATTCCTCAGACAAGACCTGCCACAGGTGGATTTACCGTGGTTACCTTTTATAACAAGAGCGACCTGGTCTGGCCAGACAGTTGTTCATCCTGCAATAGATATGAACAAAATCTTGTTTTCGATAGGTTGATTATCAATAATCCCTGGTTATCAACGTACAGCATCGGATTTGGCCTCCTTCCGGGCATCACACATATGATCCCATATTGCCCGGAGTGCTATGAAGAACACTTTGGAGCAGATAAAGTGCATCGAGCAGTCCAAGCAGGTTGGGCTCAGTTCGATGGCGCGAGGGTTGAGCTATTATTTGAAAACAAGGCTTATGCGATGAATTTCATCCAGGTTTACAGTCATTGAATCAGGTATATCGATAAATATTTAGCCGAGGAGTGATGTAACCATGAACACAAAAATTACCGTGATGGGTGCCGGACACGGTGGCAAGGCAATGGCAGCGCATCTGGCGCTGATGGGTTTTCCTGTCACTTTGTTTAACCGTACATTTGATCATGTCGAGGTGATTAAAAAACGTGGTGGGATTGAACTCGAGTCCAGTGAACCAGGAACGAGCGGATTTGCCAAATTGAAAAAAGTCACCTCTGATGTTAATGAAGCGCTGAGCGATGCTGAAATGATCATGGTTGTGGTGCCTTCATCAGCCCATGCGGATATCGCTAAATCCATCGGGCCGCACCTAAAGGATGGGCAAATTATTGTGCTACATCCGGGTCGCACTTGTGGCGCCTTGGAATTTGAAAAAACCTTGCAAGACATGGATTGCACAGCGGATGTCATCGTTGCGGAAGCAGAAACGTTTATCTATGCATCACGTTCTGATGGACCTGCACAGGCGAGGATCTTTCGAATTAAAGAAGCTGTACCTTTGGCAGCGCTCCCAGCCAGGCGTACCGAAGAGGTGCTGAAGAAAGTCAATGAAGCGTACCCGCAATTCATTGATGGTGTGAATGTGCTACACACTGGTCTCAATAACATGGGGGCAATCTTCCACCCAGCACTTACCTTACTGAATGCCGGGTGGATCGAAGCGACTCATGGCGATTATCAGTTCTATATCGATGGGGTGACACCTTCAGTCGCCAGGATGCTTGAAGCTCTCGACCGTGAGCGTGTCACCGTAGCATCGTCATTGGGTATACGCGCCCGCACAGCAATGGAATGGTTAAAACTCGCTTACGACACTACCGGTGAAGATCTTCATGAAGCGATTCACAACCAGCCAGGCTACTACGGGATCAAAGCCCCCAGTACGTTGAGCCACCGTTATATATTTGAGGATATTCCCATGAGCCTTGTACCGATTGCCTCCCTTGGGGAGCACTATGGCGTCTCTGTGAGAGGGATGGACAGCATCATCCGGATAGCCTGCATAATTCACCACACGGATTACTGGCGACGCGGTCGCACTGTAAACAAATTGGGGATCAGTGGATTAAGTGTGAATGAACTGATTACATATGTTAATGAGGGTGTAATCGATAAAATTTGATGAAATCAAAAAGCCTGCGCACAGATTTACCTGTAATTGTCATTAATAACCTGGATCCAAAATGGTCCTCGCAGGTGATTACAGATTATGATGTTGAAACACACGAATTAATCAGGGCATTATCAGTGATCGGGCATCCTGTCATTGATATAGATATTCTATCCAATGACCTGATCTCTCCCCTAAATAGTTTTGATCCAAACGATTACATCGTCTTTAATTGGTGTGAAGAACTTCCAGGAGTCCCACACAGTGAGTATTTAGTTGCGGAAATGCTTGAGCACATGGGATATACCTTTACTGGCGCTGATTCGTCTGCATTATCGCTTGGTCAGGATAAATGCAGGGTCAAGCATTTGTTACAAAGGGAAGGGATACCCATCCCACAGTGGAATTACTATATGCCTTCTCAAGAAATTACATGGGAGTATTTTCCCGCGATTGTAAAAGCAGCTTTCGAGCATTGTAGTTATGGAATCTCACGCGAATCAGTAGTTATGACAAATACTGAGCTTTATGATCGTGTAAATTATATTTACAAAGAGTTTCAACAACCAGCAATTGTAGAGGAATTTATTGATGGCCAGGAATTCCATATAGGCGTGGTTGGGAATGGGCTATTGCACGTATTACCACCCGCAGAAATCGACTTCTCGTCCATGTCGGATATTCATGACCGACTCTGTACTTTTGAGGCAAACTATGAAAAAAACTCATTTGCCTATAGTGTGACAATGCCGTGTTTTCCGGCAAGACTAACACAAGTTCGAAAAGAAAATCTAGAAAAAATCGTAATTTCAGCATACCGCGCCACAAGCTGTCGTGATTATGCTCGCATGGATGTGCGACTAAGAGATGGCGTTTTCTATGTTCTTGATGTGAATCATAACGCCGATATAAGCTGTGGTAATAGCCTGGTGTTAGCAGCTGAGCTGGATGGATACTCCTACGGGCAATTTGGCAGTTTACTGGTAAATCTGGCTGCACAGCGACATCCATCTATCCCAGGTCAGAGATTCCATGATTAACGGAGATGTCCTATGATCATCAAAGACTGTATGAAACGTGATGTGACTACCATTTCGCCGATTATGACTATTCGGGAAGCAGCCATGCTCGTTGTTGAGCGCCACATTGGCGTTTTACCGGTTATTGATGGTCAGGGTAAGCTGGTTGGCGTAATCGGGGTCCATGATTTCCTGACCCTTGAATTACCTGATTTCGTCAACTTCATACATGATGTAGACTTCGTCCACGATTTTGGAGCGGTTGAGACCACTCGTCCGGCATCTCATTTGCTAGACAGGCCAGTTTCTTCCCTGATGCAACCAGTGATAAGCGTTGATGAAGAATGCGGTTTATTGCGTTCATATGCAATAATGCTTCAGCATCAGCTTTTAGATCTACCAGTCGTGTCAAATGACGGGAAGCTGGTTGGATTGGCGTCACGCGTAGATATCTGCGCGGCTGTTCTAGATGGATGGAAAATATCACATACAGGATAGCCATGACTGGCATCGTTCTCTCCACCCTTTTATTCCTCGCCTGCCTCGGGCTGATCTTCTCTGAGAAGATCAACCGCACGATTGTAGCCTTCGCGGGTGCGGTGCTGATGGTTGGGCTGGGCAGCGTGCTCGGTTTCTATTCTGAGACACAAGCCCTTGCCGCGATAGATTTTAAGACCCTTGGCGTATTGCTGGGCATGATGATCCTGGTTGCATTGCTAGAACCGACCGGGGTCTTCCAGTACCTGGCAGTGTGGGCCGGGCGGCTGTCGCGTGGAAAGCCCATCCGATTGCTGATCTTGCTAGGGACGGTCACAACAGTGCTTTCCATGTTTTTGGATAACGTGACTACAGTTGTGCTAATTGCGCCGGTCACGATCTTGATCAGCGAAATATTGGGGATCAGCCCCTTGCCATATCTAATGGCGGAAGCCTTGCTCTCTGATACAGGCGGCGTGGCTACGCTATTAGGTGACCCACCGAATATATTAATTGCTTCCGCTGCGGGTTTTTCATTTGTTGATTTTCTGACCCATTCTTTACCAATCGTGCTAGTTGCCTGGTTGGTTGCCCTGCTGATCATGTGCTATCTCTTTCGAAACGAGCTTGCTACATTTCCAGAGAACCCGGCGGCGATCTTCAAGCTGGATGTTTCAGAAATCCTTACCGATCGGGTGACAGCTAGGCGCGTAGTAATCGTTTTGGCAGGGGCTTTATTCGTCCTATTCTTTCAAGGCATATTGGAGATCAGTCCAGCTTTTATTGCATTATGCGCTGCAGCAATTGCACTCGTATGGGTACGTCCCGATCCATCCAAGGTGCTCAAACAGGTTGAGTGGAGCGTCCTGGTATTTTTTACTGCCCTATTCGTCATGGTAGGAGGAATCAAAGCCACAGGTGTATTGGATGCATTAGTCTCCGTCTTGAATAATGCAGGGAATGTCGCACCAGTTTTGTTTGGTGTGATTATAATCTGGCTGGTTGCAGGAATCTCAGCTGTGGTTGATAATGTGCCAGTTACAATTGCTCTGATCCCTATTATCCAGGGACTTGGCGCGTCAGGGATGAACACAGATCCATTATGGTGGGCATTGGTGTTTGGAGCAGGCTTTGGTGGTAATGGGACAATCATCGGTTCAACCGCAAATATTGTTGTTGCCAACTTATCGGAACGAACTCATACTCCGATCACTTCTTATCTGTGGAACAAACGCGGGCTGCCAGTGATGTTGGTTACCTGTCTAGTAGCCACCGTGATGTATGTAATTTTTTATGAGTGGTTCGCGCACTAACCAAGTGAAAAAGTCATGCAAACTAAAATCATTAAGGGTTTTGTAGGATGCAAATAAATGTACACAATGATAAATAATCACTGGCATCACTTACCAGGTAACGAAGTGCTTGAGATATTAGAAACAAACCCGAACAAGGGATTAGATCTTTTCGAGATCCAGCATCGTCAGAAGCATTTTGGCCTAAATGCATTGACGCCCAAAAAGCGGAAAAGCTCTCTGGCGCGTTTTTTAAGTCAATTCAACAACCCGCTGATCCTCATTTTACTCCTCGCAAGCCTTATAACGGCAGTGCTCAAAGATCCTCTGGACGCAGTAGTGATTTTCGGGGTGGTTCTTCTTAATGCTGTCATTGGCTATCTCCAAGAAGCACGTGCTGAAGAGGCGCTAACCGCACTTTCGAAAACGATGATCACTGAAGCCACGGTTATACGTACCAGCCAGGTGGTCCGTATCCCAGCAACTGAACTCGTCCCTGGTGATGTGGTTTCGCTTCAAGCGGGTATGCGGGTACCAGCAGATTTACGATTATTGACCTCACGTGATCTACAGATCACTGAGGCAGCCCTGACCGGTGAATCGGTGCCTGCCGAGAAGCATGCAGACGAAGCGATTCCGGTCGAAGCCGTCTTAGCTGAGAGGCGAAATATGGCTTATGCCTCCACCCTGGTCACGACTGGCGCAGCCAGCGGTGTTGTCGTGGCTACCGGTGATCGAACGGAGGTGGGGAGAATTTCAGAGCTGATTTCAAGCACAATTGAATTGGAAACCCCACTCACCCGCAAACTTGGGCAATTCAGCCGGGTCATATTAATAGTAATTTTGATACTGGCTGCAATTACATTTATCATCGGATTACTTAGAGGACAAGAGTGGGTAGATACCCTGATGTCAGCCATTGCTCTGGCGGTCGGAGCGATTCCCGAAGGGTTACCTGCCGCGGTGACGATCACTCTGGCACTGGGCGTTTCCAGAATGGCCAAACAACGAGCGGTTGTCCGCCATCTACCAGCCGTTGAGACACTTGGCTCAACCACGGTCATCTGCTCCGACAAGACCGGTACGCTTACCCAAAACCAGATGACGGTCCTTGAAATCCGTACCCAGGGTGGTGAGTATACCTTGAGTGGTACTGGTTACATTCCAGAGGGAGGTATTATTGGCAATTGGCGGAGTGATAAAGCTGTCCGTGAAACGCTCCAGGCAGGCTTATTGTGCAATGACAGCCAGCTGGTGGAAGTGGATGGTCGATGGGTGGTACAGGGGGATCCGACCGAAGGTGCTCTTATCGCTGCAGCCCGAAAGGGAGAGCTTTCACCTGATTTACTGGCCTACCCTGTCCGGTTGGATGCTATCCCTTTCGATTCTCAGCACCAATATATGGCTACCCTGCATACAGACGGGGTGGTATATATCAAAGGCGCGGCTGAAATCCTGTTAGAAAGATGCGCTTGGACCATGACGCCATCGGGAGAAAACAGTACCTGCGCAAGCTCCGAATTTCGAGTGGAGATGGAGGAAATGGCAGCCCGTGGCATGCGCGTACTGGCCTTTGCGCGCCTGGAATTGCCAGACAGGCAGAAAATTAGCCATGCGGATATCACCCAGCTCACATTGCTCGGTCTTCAGGGAATGATCGACCCTCCACGGCCTGAAGCCATCAGCGCAGTGCTAGCTTGTCAACAAGCGGGGATCAAGGTGAAGATGATCACAGGCGACCATGCGTTGACCGCAGCAGCAATCGGCAATCAGATCGGTTTATGCGCATCGGATTGCGACTCAGTGCTTACAGGGGCAGAACTGGTAGAAATCTCCGATATTGATCTGGTCCACAAGGCTCATCAGATAAATGTCTTCGCCCGCGTGGCACCGGAACAAAAGCTTCGGCTGGTGGAAGCCCTGCAAGCCCATGGAGATATTGTTGCCATGACAGGGGACGGTGTCAATGACGCCCCGGCGCTTAAGCAAGCCAACATCGGGATAGCCATGGGCATCACCGGCACCGATGTCGCCAAAGAAGCTGCCGACATGGTGTTGACCGATGATAATTTCGCCACCATCGAAGTAGCGGTGGAGGAAGGGCGAAGCGTTTTCGACAATCTGACCAAGTTCATTGCCTGGACACTACCCACCAACCTTGGAGAAGGGATGGTGTTATTGGCAGCGATCGTTACCGGTGCAATACTACCCATCCTGCCGATCCAGATCTTATGGATCAATATGGTCACCGCGGCACTCCTGGGTACAACACTTGCGGTGGAACCAAAAGAGCCGGATATCATGCGTCGAAAACCGCGCGATCCAG belongs to Anaerolineales bacterium and includes:
- a CDS encoding cation:proton antiporter gives rise to the protein MTPFLQLAIALTIIITAAKLGGYLSYRIGQPAVLGELFVGIIIGPSVLNLFELPYFTDVHIEETIKHLAEIGVLLLMFLAGLDLHLKDLLRSGKVAGLSGVLGMLLPFGFGTLAGLLFSMDTSQAIFTGLILSATSVSISAQTLMELKVLRSRVGVGLLGAAVFDDILVLLGLSIFTAFALPSSDAGIAGILLIVLRVVLFLGIASLVGMYTFPKLSQWIGSLPISQGLIAFTFVTMLFYGWTAESLGNMAAITGAFLAGIWFGRTPAKDHIHNGISTIAYSIFVPVFFVNIGLSANVRGLTWESGLLFLVMLLVAVIGKVLGAGYGAFLGGLSRQEALQLGVGMMSRGEVGLIVAAVGIELGLIDQNIFSVVEGLVIVTILITPPLLRLVFNQKKADGTNIQPGGSKS
- a CDS encoding NADP transhydrogenase subunit alpha; translation: MNTKITVMGAGHGGKAMAAHLALMGFPVTLFNRTFDHVEVIKKRGGIELESSEPGTSGFAKLKKVTSDVNEALSDAEMIMVVVPSSAHADIAKSIGPHLKDGQIIVLHPGRTCGALEFEKTLQDMDCTADVIVAEAETFIYASRSDGPAQARIFRIKEAVPLAALPARRTEEVLKKVNEAYPQFIDGVNVLHTGLNNMGAIFHPALTLLNAGWIEATHGDYQFYIDGVTPSVARMLEALDRERVTVASSLGIRARTAMEWLKLAYDTTGEDLHEAIHNQPGYYGIKAPSTLSHRYIFEDIPMSLVPIASLGEHYGVSVRGMDSIIRIACIIHHTDYWRRGRTVNKLGISGLSVNELITYVNEGVIDKI
- a CDS encoding citrate transporter; its protein translation is MENITYRIAMTGIVLSTLLFLACLGLIFSEKINRTIVAFAGAVLMVGLGSVLGFYSETQALAAIDFKTLGVLLGMMILVALLEPTGVFQYLAVWAGRLSRGKPIRLLILLGTVTTVLSMFLDNVTTVVLIAPVTILISEILGISPLPYLMAEALLSDTGGVATLLGDPPNILIASAAGFSFVDFLTHSLPIVLVAWLVALLIMCYLFRNELATFPENPAAIFKLDVSEILTDRVTARRVVIVLAGALFVLFFQGILEISPAFIALCAAAIALVWVRPDPSKVLKQVEWSVLVFFTALFVMVGGIKATGVLDALVSVLNNAGNVAPVLFGVIIIWLVAGISAVVDNVPVTIALIPIIQGLGASGMNTDPLWWALVFGAGFGGNGTIIGSTANIVVANLSERTHTPITSYLWNKRGLPVMLVTCLVATVMYVIFYEWFAH
- a CDS encoding carbonate dehydratase, translating into MYTMINNHWHHLPGNEVLEILETNPNKGLDLFEIQHRQKHFGLNALTPKKRKSSLARFLSQFNNPLILILLLASLITAVLKDPLDAVVIFGVVLLNAVIGYLQEARAEEALTALSKTMITEATVIRTSQVVRIPATELVPGDVVSLQAGMRVPADLRLLTSRDLQITEAALTGESVPAEKHADEAIPVEAVLAERRNMAYASTLVTTGAASGVVVATGDRTEVGRISELISSTIELETPLTRKLGQFSRVILIVILILAAITFIIGLLRGQEWVDTLMSAIALAVGAIPEGLPAAVTITLALGVSRMAKQRAVVRHLPAVETLGSTTVICSDKTGTLTQNQMTVLEIRTQGGEYTLSGTGYIPEGGIIGNWRSDKAVRETLQAGLLCNDSQLVEVDGRWVVQGDPTEGALIAAARKGELSPDLLAYPVRLDAIPFDSQHQYMATLHTDGVVYIKGAAEILLERCAWTMTPSGENSTCASSEFRVEMEEMAARGMRVLAFARLELPDRQKISHADITQLTLLGLQGMIDPPRPEAISAVLACQQAGIKVKMITGDHALTAAAIGNQIGLCASDCDSVLTGAELVEISDIDLVHKAHQINVFARVAPEQKLRLVEALQAHGDIVAMTGDGVNDAPALKQANIGIAMGITGTDVAKEAADMVLTDDNFATIEVAVEEGRSVFDNLTKFIAWTLPTNLGEGMVLLAAIVTGAILPILPIQILWINMVTAALLGTTLAVEPKEPDIMRRKPRDPGAPILTPTIIWRIVIVSLIILAGAFGLFEYEIMRGASIEQARTVAVNVVIFVEILYLFNARSLTRSPFQLGFFSNPWAIGGAILMVLLQMLFTYAPFMNTLFGSASIPWWLWLDVLGVSLAAFVIIEIEKWIRRKLAR